GTCATGGTATAAACCACTTAGTACACGGTTTGTACAACTAACTTACAATGTATATAACTTAACAACAATTTCTTTAGCAACACTCTAATCAAAACAGTGGTGGATGAAAACAGGGTTGTGTAGAaccaaagggacgtaactctgcacagcaaattgtatCAACGTCTTCGCACATCACCGTCGACGACTTCactatcaacatcaacaccatATCACACATCACCATCAACGACATCACACATCATCATTAATGCCATCACACATCACCATCAACGACATCACACACCACTATCAAtgacaccacatcacacatcacccCCGTTGTCATCATGcatcaacattaacatcacacatcaccatcaacaacacCACATATCACCATCAacgacatcaccatcaccatgaaCGCCTTATCAAATATCACCAGTAAAGCATCACACATCAAAATCAATGACatcgtcattatcatcaacgccacatcacacatcactaTCAACAACACCattaccatcaccatcaccatcaccatcaccatcaccatcactatcaccatcaacatcacacgtcacacatcaccatcactatcaacatcaacatcacacatcaccaacaccattaccatcaccatcactatcaccatcaacatcacacatcaccatcaccattaccatcactatcaccatcaccatcaccatcaccatcaccatcaccatcacatcaccatcaccatcaccatcaccatcaacatcaccatcactatcaccatcaacatcacacGTCACAAACACCATTACCATTACCATcgccatcactatcaccatcaccatcaccatcaccatcaccatcaacatcaccatcactatcaccatcaacatcacacatcacaaacACCATTACCattaccatcaccatcactatcaccatcaccatcaccatcaccatcaacatcaccatcactatcaccatcaacatcacacGTCACCAACACCattaccatcaccatcaccatcaccatcaccatcactatcaccatcaccatcaacatcaacatcaccatcaacatcaccatcaatatcaccatcaacatcacacGTCACCAACACCATTACCATtaccatcactatcaccatcaccatcaccatcactatcaccatcacACGTCACCAACACCattaccatcaccatcactatcaccatcaccatcaccatcaacatcaacatcaccatcaccatcaccatcactatcaccatcaacatcaccatcaacatcaacatcaccatcaccatcaccatcactatcaccatcaccatcaacatcaacatcaccatcaacatcaccatcaatatcaccatcaacatcacacGTCAACAACACCATTACCATtaccatcactatcaccatcaccatcaccatcaccatcaccatcaccatcaccatcaccatcacacgTCACCAACACCattaccatcaccatcactatcaccatcaacatcacacaTTACACATCACCattaccatcaccatcactatcaacatcaacatcacacatcacacatcaccatcaccatcaccattaccatcaccatcactatcaccatcaccatcacacgTCACCAACATCattaccatcaccatcactatcaccagGAATATCACACATCACCAACACCattaccatcaccatcactatcaccatcaacatcacacaTCACCAACACCATTACCATtaccatcactatcaccatcaacatcacacatcaccatcactatcaccatcaacatcacacatcaccattaccatcaccatcaccatcaccatcaccatcactatcaccatcaccatctaCGTCATCACCTTCAAAATCAACACTATATCACACATCACTATAAAGGCAATCACACATCACCATTAACGTCATGACAAATCACCATCAGCGACATCACACCTCACCTTCAACGCAATCACCATCATTACCAACGACATCACCTTCACCATCAACCCCATATCACATATCACCATCAACGACATCACATATCACCAACAACTAATGATGAATGTAGAACTGGTTTGTGGAGCAATGAAAACGGTTAAAAAACGAATACGGTTTCcataattattttacaatatttctaaATCCAAAGCTTCGTAAATAACGTGCAGGTTATTTATAATGCTATCACCGATCTCATTGTCATCAATCatcaaacagaataaaacactATTTGATCCACAACCAAAGCAAAAATTCCCATTTCAACATCGCCCCACTTCACAACGGGGGACGACAGGAAAactgtgattcttcaaaggcatttagaagttggcatagtaatacatgacaattttatggatagcaacttcttgggtttattttcacgacgtttcggggcttatcctagcccccctgatcaacctgatgagggggctaggataagccccgaaacgtcttgaaaataaacccaagaagttgctatccataaaattgacAGGGGAGCTGTCGGCGTCTCATTACTAAAACTATacagatgtacattttttaaatgaagggCTTCCATGCAAAGACATGGAATCAGATGACATTATGCTATCATTTCACGAAACCCTGTCTAATCATTTTGAAGCACCGATCTGCATTGACCCCTAAACACCACAGCTACATCGCCCTGTTTAACACCGCAATGGCggcggtaaataatcgagtctcgaccacaCAAATGTTGACTTGTGCCAAACcacctatcccgttagtcgccgcaTACGACAAAACATAAGTTGCAGAACACCGattctaaccccgatcttcacgtGCGAGGGTCCCATTCCATGCCAATGACCTTTGATATGAGCGTGAGTAAGATTTACGCCTTGAACAATGTCTCtttaatatcacggcggaggacagcagaactggcttcacacattttggtGAAGCGATCGCTTGAAGAGCGAACCTTTATCAACTTCGCTCTACACAATCTGTTAGTATGTTGGCAGGGAACGTACCCCTGATAACATAAAATTATTTACACACGTAAAAAAGGGGCTTTAAAAGCTGcaacaatttttaaaaaatcaacccTATTCAAACCTGCAAAGAACCCAAAACGATCGTGTGCTGGGTGGATGTCCTCCGGTCTATATGTTTTACGTGGTGCAATCAATGGCATACTGGTACTCCGGATAACCTTGGCTACCTATTAGGCGCTATAGAGTTATAGTTACATGACTTTATACGACTGAGTACCCATTTTTTGCAggatgaacagaggcaattttgaacaaactgaaTTGAGCTTCCACCGCTTAAAACATGGCGTATGCATGCTGAAGACACTGACCAGCAATATTATTTTGGTCGATGGATTAATATGCACTGCAACCAAAGCTGCCTTTGAGACGCTAGAAAAACAAACGACACATGACCATATCatactaccgggtacccatccACCGCTGGGTGAACAAAGGCAATGTTGAACAAGTCACTTGCCCaaagtgagaccacatgtatcacatgtactACGTTGTGAGGCAGGGctgtcctagaaactctcaggagtgcTGTCCcacacagtcacccatccaagaactATTTGTGACAGTGTTGGTACCCCTTAACACTGGACGTAAATTGAAACTTTTCactgttttaatcgtagcatgtgtatatctagtaatccagctagggcccttgcaggaagcaaatgtactgtaagtccccatggttcctggtatggtgatctaccgtcagttGACAATCTATAACCTGTTTCTAATTGTATTGTCCTTTATGGTTAAGCTGTTTTAGACTTAATTACTAGTTTTTGAAGGATGTCTTTTCTACAATAGTGATTTTACTGTTCTTCATCAACAGGATTTTAGTGTCTGATATTTTGGTATGCAACGTAATTTTAAATTGTTCGATaaattctcgtcacgatatggctgcaatattgccgatgtgacgttaaatattacctcactcactcacttgagccGGAATGTGCATGGTCAGAATGAAAATATCTTCCCGCATATTCGAACTGATTTCTAACACTTCCTTCTGCATTCGGGCTAATTCTTGTAACGTTCCCGAATGTTTTGAATTGTACAGTCGAAGTGGAAAATAGCGAACAGCATATCAGGTGCATTCAAACTGCCCTCTTACAGTGTTCTCGGTATTCTTATTGCATTCGAAATGCGTTCTAAGCACTCTGAATATATTCGAAGGGGAACAGAAAAGAAAAGCCACTTTAACATCCTATCAAAATATGGCGAATGCGCCTCGAATGAGCTGGAATCTATCTCCATGAATACTGGACTTAAGGTGGAATATGCTTCAAATGTATAGGAATATTTCGATTGAAGTTGTAATCAATAGAGCTCGAACGTTCATCGAATACACCTGGAATATATTCAGAATATCCCGAATGCTCTTCAAATGGCCCCTAACCGCCGCATTGCACAAAAATAAACGCGTCCACCTGTCACAGAAACAACTGATATCCAGCATTTGGGATTCGCATTCTTATAAAGCATGAAAAAGTTAGGAGCCTTTAACATCACCTGAGTATGTATTCatccattcatacattcatgtatttattcatgtatttattcattcatttattcattgaccTTTATCACTCTTCCTTATCACTCATGAATCAGAGTTAACTCCTCGTGAACCTTTTTGCCACGAGGTGCCATTTTTGAATTATGAATTATTCATTCGTTGAACTATGAAACAGTCACAGATTTTCTAAATAACATAACAACCAAACATTGATTGACAACTGACCCTTTCGGGCGATCGATGGCTGATGCGCACGTAAAATGTCAGAATTTGTGCTCGGAcagacgagcgagcgctttaaccactacggtACCCCGCCGACTGCATCCAATTAAAAATAACCGGTTATAATTGAACAAAGGTTATCCAAACATTACAAAGCTCAAAACAATCTCCACAAATGCAGTTTTAGGTTTTGTTCtggattattttatttttgctgCCATACACTCACAACAATCGGTCACAGACTGTCCAGCAATAAACGTTCAAAATGGTGAGACGAAACAATACAAATGTCTAAGTACTTCCATGTAGATCATTTGCTCgccaggttcaatttcccatatgggtacaatgtgtgaagcgaaTTCGAATCTGTAGTGTTCCTCGCTCTGGTATTGTAGGAAAttcacatgtgagtgagtgagtgagtgagtgagtgagtgagtgagtgagtgagtgagtgagtgagtgagtgagtgagtgagtgagtgagtgagtgagtgagtgagtgagtgagtgagtgagtgagtgaggttcaCAGGGTCGGCATTCTATCCCGGAAGAACGCAATATAACCCACATCACATGCGCTCAGCAGTGCCTCTCGCTTAGACGATGTCAGCTTGTATATTTCCTACTGAATGAAACAGTCGAGACATGTTTGAACGATTAACATGTTCTGAGAAAGGCTCATTTTCATGGCGCGACATGTAGTAACAATCGTCGTATTCAACACTGTTGCAGCACACACTTTTATCGTAACGAGTTTAAATCGCCAACAACTAGTTGCTGCCGCGTTGTAAGACACAGGCCATTGTCCTTATTCCAAAGCGGGTTAGACAGCTAATGCAAAGAAAGAGTCACAACAtgagttttttttcaaaatcgatTTATTTTTCGTATTATTTTCGTATGTCAGTTTTTAACCATCAACAATGGTGACAACAACGACTTCACGATAACAACTCCTTAACGTGATATCAAACGGGTAATGAGTTCAAGAATACATTGTGCTTATTTTTTCCATAtcattaaacaatgtaaggtttgACTCTTGTTGTCGGTTTTCTGCATTACGATGATATCTCATACACAGAACCGAGGGCCTTGAACCGTAGTATGTGCCGTACAGCGGCAAGGATGTGCCGTACAGTGGCAAGTATGTGCCGTACAGTGAGAAGACCTTGCCGTCCAGTGGCAAGAACGTGCCGTCCAGTTGCAGGGACGTGAAATACAGCGGTAAGAACGCACCGTTTCAACTCTATCTGGTTGTCAGGCTGGTTTGGCTAGTTGATGCGTGTCATCGTAACCCACATTCGCATCGTTTCACAAATACAGTGTACCACGAGATGACATGTTTAATTTGTCCGGATACCCATGAATGTTGCCCAGCTGTCAAGTTTCATGCGATGGACCACATATGTGATGTGACAAATAATGCTCTTGATGATAATCATTGGATTATTTTCCCATGAACATCCGGGTTTGTATTAGTTTCCAGGAACCCATAATTGTAGTGagagccgactaacgggatcgagtggtcaggctcgctggcttggctGACCAAATCCAAACTGCAtgcatgctcatgctgttgttcactggaatgtctggtccacacaagaccagattatttacaaaccaccgaaCGTCCTCACAATACCCATAAAATACCCACTGATAATTTATACTTGATACTGAACATTCCGATTTCACCATCACGTCAAACATTCGGCATTCCGAGAATCAACCGAGAGAACACAATATAATCCACATCACATGTACACAACGGTGCCTCTCGCTTACACGACGTCAACTCGTATATTTCCTATTGAATGAAACAGTCGACACATGTTTGAACGATTAACATTCGCGAGTAGGTCGCGACGTATTGTTTGAGGCCGACGTAATAACCTACATAACAATGTACTCAAAGGTCTAAGCGATAACGTTGTGTGAACACGGAAGAATACAGAGACAAAGTCTCCCACATAGTGCAGACTGAGCATAACTTTACGTTTACACAACGCAAGCATAAATGAACGAGGCATTGGGCTGAACTAGCCATGGCGAAAAAAACCCAGTACTGACAGATAAACTGAGATAATAGACTTAAGATCGTTCAAGACATGTTCTAAGAAAGGCTCATTCTCATGGGGCGACATGTAGTAACAATCGTCGTATTCAACACAGCTGCCAAGTCAGAACATACTTATCGTAACGAGTTGTGAGACAAAGACAGTGTGTTATTTTTATTAACTTTCagaatgcatacaaatgtgacaatgaaataaaaacaatatacaaagaCGTACACCGCCTTCGTTACTCTTCAGTCCTaacgtgtttttttttatactactggcagatgagtaaatTTCAAGGTGttggatttgttttcataataacggAGTATAAGacgtcatctttgttgatcagtctacccATAAAatcaattgcgcatatgggAAGCGCAGCAGAGATTGcgaaccagtcatgaattctgggatatcatccgggttcTCAAGGGAGAAAAACAGTAACGAAAGAAACCACCAgtacggaaattgctccgcaacAGTGCCCTCTTAACCGAGCAGAATTGGAGTAGCCTCCCTTATCTGACCTAGTTTTAAGACACCTCTTGTATATTTCTCTCTTGTGTGTGTTTCTCAACAGAAGATACAGCTGGTGTTACCTATTGATACATTGATACAGTGAcctcttttttttcattgtctATTATTTAGTACAGGATGGATCTGACATGTGGTAACACTTTTTCTTTagattttatgttttcaaatgtctattttcttgttttcactaaaaatataaaaacatccATTTCAGTAGGCAGTTGAGATATAATACCAGTGTACACATGATATGGGTGATGAGATAAGAATAGCTTCAGCTAATTCTAGAGACCTGGCAGAAAAGAGAAAACGAAAAGAAATAATGAACCTTTTGCGTAGAAAAAAGTTTTGATTTATATGCCTGCAAGATATTCACATAGCCAAAGAGGATGATATTACTATGAGAAATGAATGGGGTATTACAGCACCATATAAATCAAACGCAAGAGGTGTTGCTATCCTATTTAGCAATAATCTGGAAGTAAATATCCACAAATTCAAGACTGACAACAATGAAAACTATATAATAGCAGATGTAACTATAGAAGGAGTAAGACTCACACTGACTGATATATATGGTCCTAATCAAGATGCACCTGAATTTTTTTCATGCCTTATTTCACAATATTgaagaatttgaaaatgaatctCAAATGAATCTCTGATATGTGGAGACTTGAACTTAGTTCTTAATCCTTCCACTGACTTAGAAAATTATATAAATATCAATAATCCAAAAGCAAGAAAGGTATTGTTAGATAATATAGAAAGGTATGATTTGATAGACGTTTGGAGGGAAAGAAATCACGATGTAAAAAGGTACACATGGTGGATGAAAACCCGAAACAACAGTCCAGACTGTTCACAAGATTTAGCAAACATGACAAGTGACTGTTCCATACTTCCAAGATATAAATCTGATCATTCGGCAATTACGATGTCCTTTTCCAGTGCACTTCATAAGGAACGGGCTGGTGGATACTGGACattaaatacatcattactATATAATCAAGATTATGGAAATATGGTCAAAAGGGGCTGTTGTtacttattgactttgaaaaagctttTGACACTGTCTCTAAAGAATATATAATTCTAACTTTAGGAAAATTTGGTTTTGGACCCAATATGGAAAAATGGATCAAAATATCAATCAATAATCCTACATCTTGTGTTATGCAAAATGGTCATTTATCTCaattttttcacaatgaaagggGTTGTAGACATGGCGACCCGGTCTCTCCCTACATATTCCTTTGAAATTTAG
The window above is part of the Haliotis asinina isolate JCU_RB_2024 chromosome 1, JCU_Hal_asi_v2, whole genome shotgun sequence genome. Proteins encoded here:
- the LOC137257641 gene encoding uncharacterized protein codes for the protein MVMVMVLVTCDGDGDGDGDGDGDGDGDSDGNVMVMVMVMLMLMVMVMVIVMVMVMVLVTCDGDSDGDGDGDSDGNVMVMLMVMVMVMVIVMVMVMVMVFVMCDVDGDSDGDVDGDGDGDGDGDSDGDGNGNGVCDV